In Rubrobacter radiotolerans DSM 5868, a genomic segment contains:
- a CDS encoding MFS transporter encodes MNAPLRRRLVVTVSAFVLLGVFWGTFAVLLPDLSGAVGLSPGPLGAALLVGALASIVSMGLLGWASDFAGRRVFLLGALVVFGVGVLGLGAVGSFAALALALVVVYAGSGLYDVGINASAIDIEREAGRRLMAYFHASFSAGGLLGAVGSGVLLAAGLDYRLIYASVLLPLVLVALAVALTDLSPAEPPAPEGEIPPGGVFAAFGDRALLLVALVATLGLLSEGEMEHWSGIYLRDTLGLSALVGGGGVAVFFGAMAVGRLAAAPIIHAFGTRPVLAAAGLFAALGMGLSLATTRPSLVVLGFLVVGLALSAIVPIAFSLAGDLAKGRVGSATSVLTTTSYGGFLIGPVLVGGLAELFGLRLALTTIAVAGAAVFLLSFRLGRP; translated from the coding sequence ATGAACGCACCTCTGAGGCGGCGGCTCGTCGTTACCGTCTCGGCGTTCGTCCTGCTCGGGGTCTTCTGGGGGACCTTCGCCGTGCTTCTGCCGGACCTCTCCGGCGCGGTCGGGCTCTCGCCCGGGCCGCTCGGGGCGGCGCTCCTTGTCGGGGCGCTGGCCTCTATCGTCTCGATGGGGCTTCTCGGGTGGGCCTCGGACTTCGCCGGACGGCGGGTGTTTCTTCTCGGGGCGCTCGTCGTCTTCGGGGTCGGTGTCCTCGGGCTGGGTGCGGTCGGGAGCTTCGCGGCGCTCGCGCTCGCCCTCGTGGTCGTCTACGCCGGTAGCGGGCTCTACGACGTCGGGATCAACGCCTCCGCCATAGACATCGAGCGCGAGGCCGGACGCCGCCTGATGGCCTACTTCCACGCCTCCTTCAGCGCGGGCGGCCTCCTCGGGGCGGTCGGCTCGGGCGTCCTGCTCGCCGCCGGGCTGGACTATCGCCTGATCTACGCCTCGGTCCTCCTCCCGCTCGTCCTCGTCGCGCTCGCCGTCGCCCTAACCGACCTCTCCCCGGCCGAGCCTCCGGCACCGGAAGGGGAGATCCCGCCCGGCGGTGTCTTCGCCGCTTTCGGGGACCGGGCGCTGCTGCTCGTGGCGCTCGTGGCGACGCTCGGGCTTCTCTCGGAGGGCGAGATGGAGCACTGGTCCGGGATCTACCTCAGAGACACCCTCGGTCTCTCCGCGCTCGTCGGGGGAGGCGGGGTCGCGGTCTTTTTCGGGGCGATGGCGGTCGGGAGGCTCGCCGCCGCTCCGATCATCCACGCCTTCGGGACGCGTCCCGTTCTTGCCGCTGCGGGTCTTTTCGCCGCGCTCGGGATGGGGCTCTCGCTCGCGACGACGCGACCGTCGCTCGTCGTGCTCGGGTTCCTCGTCGTGGGGCTCGCCCTCTCGGCGATCGTCCCGATAGCGTTCTCCCTCGCTGGGGACCTCGCAAAGGGCCGGGTCGGGAGCGCGACGAGCGTCCTCACGACGACGAGCTACGGGGGGTTCCTGATCGGCCCCGTCCTTGTCGGCGGCCTCGCGGAACTCTTCGGCCTGCGCCTCGCCCTCACGACGATAGCCGTCGCCGGAGCGGCCGTCTTCCTTCTCTCGTTCCGGCTCGGAAGGCCGTAA
- the dut gene encoding dUTP diphosphatase: protein MSDSPALEVRFTKLRPDAEAPARAYSGDAGYDLRAAESAVLEPGGRAIVGTGVAVAIPAGYAGLVLPRSGLSARHGVTLINAPGLIDSGYRGELKVPLVNHDRSESFTVEAGMRVAQLVLVRAGEASFVEVASLERSADGRGAGGFGSSGA from the coding sequence ATGAGCGATTCTCCCGCCCTCGAAGTACGTTTCACGAAGCTCCGGCCCGACGCCGAGGCGCCCGCCAGGGCCTACTCCGGGGATGCCGGATACGACCTGCGCGCCGCCGAGAGCGCGGTCCTTGAGCCGGGCGGACGGGCAATTGTGGGTACCGGGGTCGCGGTCGCTATTCCGGCCGGGTATGCGGGGCTCGTGCTGCCCCGGAGCGGGCTCTCAGCAAGGCACGGCGTAACCCTCATAAACGCGCCGGGCCTTATCGACTCGGGCTACCGGGGTGAACTGAAGGTCCCGCTCGTAAACCACGACCGCTCGGAGTCGTTCACCGTCGAGGCCGGGATGCGCGTCGCGCAGCTGGTGCTCGTGCGGGCGGGGGAGGCGAGCTTTGTCGAGGTCGCCTCGCTTGAGAGGAGCGCGGACGGCCGCGGGGCAGGCGGCTTCGGCTCGTCGGGGGCCTGA
- a CDS encoding rhodanese-like domain-containing protein: protein MAKTYEDLVSEARAVTQPTTAEEVNAAREAGESVTILDVREPDEREQARIPGSKPLPRGLLEYRAADELPEKDARIVVHCALGGRGFLAAKTLGEMGYTNAANLSGGIKAWREAGYPVEGG from the coding sequence ATGGCAAAGACCTACGAAGACCTCGTCAGCGAGGCGCGAGCGGTAACGCAGCCGACAACCGCCGAGGAGGTGAACGCCGCCCGAGAGGCGGGCGAGAGCGTAACCATCCTCGACGTTCGCGAGCCCGACGAGCGAGAGCAGGCCCGCATACCGGGCTCGAAGCCTCTTCCGCGCGGCCTCCTTGAGTACCGGGCCGCCGACGAGCTACCGGAGAAGGACGCGCGCATCGTCGTTCACTGCGCCCTCGGCGGGCGCGGGTTTCTCGCGGCAAAGACCCTCGGGGAGATGGGCTACACGAACGCCGCGAACCTGAGCGGCGGCATAAAGGCCTGGCGCGAGGCGGGATATCCGGTCGAGGGCGGGTAG
- a CDS encoding glycosyltransferase family 4 protein, with amino-acid sequence MRVCVVSPYSWAFPNGVPKHVSLLSDHLKQRGHEVAVISPDDPPDRITRLLHPRLGNVRPLPGRISPVGRTLSLYSNGTLIGIALSPRVFTATRRAMERFRPDVVHVHEPLVPLAGWAAVRAAKGLGVPVVGTFHAHYPDGCAHYRYFDRILAPVYRSLDARVAVSAMAAKTVVRHFGGEFRIVPNGVDLERFSCPQGGGARNRREILFVGRSAPRKGLPVLLDAFERLLGDLPQARLVIVGSQRKEVPLPESVSRNVEVRGMVSEGELVRAMCSASVLCAPSVRAESFGMVLIEAMAAGLPVLASDIPGYDSVVSHGKNGLLSPPGDPEALKDALLGLLGDPALRERLAAEGRRDARRYAWATLAGELESVYRSVGAAG; translated from the coding sequence GTGAGGGTCTGCGTCGTCTCGCCGTACTCGTGGGCTTTCCCCAACGGCGTCCCCAAGCACGTGAGCCTGCTCTCGGATCACCTCAAGCAGCGCGGGCACGAGGTGGCGGTGATCTCCCCGGACGATCCGCCGGACCGCATCACGCGCCTCCTCCACCCGAGGCTCGGGAACGTCCGTCCCCTTCCGGGGCGCATCTCTCCGGTCGGGCGCACGCTCTCCCTGTACTCGAACGGGACCCTGATCGGGATCGCCCTCTCGCCCCGGGTATTCACAGCTACCCGCCGGGCGATGGAGCGTTTCAGGCCCGACGTGGTCCACGTCCACGAGCCGCTCGTCCCCCTTGCGGGCTGGGCCGCCGTCCGGGCTGCGAAGGGGCTTGGTGTCCCCGTGGTTGGCACCTTTCACGCTCACTACCCGGACGGCTGCGCCCACTACCGGTACTTCGACAGGATCCTCGCTCCCGTCTACCGGTCCCTCGATGCGCGAGTCGCCGTCTCCGCGATGGCGGCAAAGACCGTTGTCCGGCACTTCGGCGGGGAGTTCCGGATAGTGCCCAACGGCGTGGACCTCGAACGCTTCTCCTGTCCGCAGGGAGGCGGCGCAAGAAACCGGCGGGAGATCCTCTTCGTCGGACGCTCCGCGCCGCGCAAGGGGCTTCCGGTCCTACTCGACGCCTTCGAGCGACTGCTCGGCGACTTGCCGCAGGCGCGGCTGGTGATCGTCGGCAGCCAGCGCAAGGAGGTGCCTCTCCCCGAAAGCGTCTCCAGAAACGTCGAGGTGCGCGGGATGGTGAGCGAGGGGGAGCTTGTCCGGGCGATGTGCTCGGCGAGCGTTTTGTGCGCGCCCTCCGTCCGGGCGGAGTCCTTCGGGATGGTCCTTATAGAGGCTATGGCCGCCGGGCTGCCCGTCCTTGCGAGCGACATCCCGGGCTACGATTCGGTTGTCTCTCACGGAAAGAACGGTCTGCTCTCGCCCCCCGGCGACCCGGAGGCTCTGAAGGACGCTCTGCTCGGTCTCCTCGGCGACCCGGCGCTCCGGGAACGGCTCGCCGCGGAAGGGCGCAGAGACGCCCGCCGCTACGCCTGGGCGACGCTCGCCGGGGAGCTGGAGAGCGTCTACCGCTCGGTCGGCGCCGCTGGCTAG
- the metG gene encoding methionine--tRNA ligase, translated as MSEPFAGGTEEKTGRYLVTSALPYANGPLHVGQIVGAYLPADIFVRYLRMRGEDVVYICGTDEHGVPITLTAEREGKSAQEVVDYWYAHMKETFERFGISFDNFSRTSRPVHAENTQAFYRKLKAGGYISEAASKQMYSPTEDRFLPDRYVEGTCPFCGYREARGDQCDNCGNWYEAYELIEPHSKVTGGAVEVRETTHLYLDLSQFSERLKSWISSQEHWRSAVKNFILGTINSGLEKRPITRDISWGVPVPEPGFEEKRFYVWFDAPIGYVSSTMEWAERIGEPDRWREYWQEPDTKMIHFIGKDNTVFHTIIWPAMLMGVAEGSDEPYILPYDVPANEFMNLEVAVGDERRAMQMSTSRNLAVWLHEALERFPADPLRFYLASTLPETGDVNFSWREFQARVNGDLIGNLGNYANRVLSFTNKYFGGELRRPDDLPKEARAVLADFAEIEAAYDRKMLDERPREALAELLALGKRANRYFDAAAPWKSRKEDPARTEADLYVCCALLGSIGYHASPYVPEAMEDLAKFFDGPLAPTSGLPLPDAYRTNGAKPLFARIEDAEVEAADRQLTEAVTG; from the coding sequence ATGAGCGAGCCATTTGCTGGTGGGACGGAAGAGAAGACGGGACGCTACCTTGTAACCTCGGCGCTGCCGTATGCGAACGGGCCTTTGCACGTGGGGCAGATCGTGGGCGCGTACCTTCCGGCGGACATCTTCGTGAGGTACTTGAGGATGCGCGGCGAGGACGTGGTCTACATCTGCGGCACCGACGAGCACGGCGTCCCCATAACCCTCACCGCCGAGCGCGAGGGGAAGAGCGCGCAGGAGGTCGTTGACTACTGGTACGCTCACATGAAGGAGACCTTCGAGCGCTTCGGGATAAGCTTCGACAACTTCTCGCGCACCTCCCGCCCGGTCCACGCCGAGAACACGCAGGCGTTCTACAGAAAGCTCAAGGCGGGCGGCTACATCTCGGAGGCGGCCTCGAAGCAGATGTACTCCCCGACCGAGGACCGCTTCCTGCCGGACCGCTACGTCGAGGGGACGTGTCCGTTCTGCGGCTACCGGGAGGCCCGGGGGGATCAGTGCGACAACTGCGGCAACTGGTACGAGGCCTACGAGCTTATAGAGCCGCACTCGAAGGTAACGGGCGGGGCCGTGGAGGTCCGAGAGACGACGCACCTCTACCTCGACCTCTCGCAGTTCTCCGAGCGGCTGAAGAGCTGGATCTCTTCGCAGGAGCACTGGAGAAGCGCGGTGAAGAACTTTATTCTCGGGACGATCAACTCCGGCCTTGAGAAGCGGCCGATCACCCGCGACATAAGCTGGGGCGTGCCCGTCCCGGAACCGGGCTTCGAGGAGAAGCGCTTCTACGTCTGGTTCGATGCGCCCATCGGCTACGTCTCCTCGACGATGGAGTGGGCCGAGAGGATCGGCGAGCCCGACCGGTGGCGCGAGTACTGGCAGGAGCCGGACACGAAGATGATCCACTTCATCGGCAAGGACAACACGGTCTTTCACACGATCATCTGGCCCGCGATGCTCATGGGCGTCGCAGAGGGCAGCGACGAGCCCTACATCCTCCCCTACGACGTCCCGGCAAACGAGTTCATGAACCTCGAAGTCGCCGTCGGGGACGAGCGGCGCGCAATGCAGATGTCGACGAGCCGCAACCTCGCCGTCTGGCTGCACGAGGCGCTCGAACGCTTCCCGGCCGACCCTCTACGCTTCTACCTCGCCTCGACCCTCCCGGAGACGGGCGACGTGAACTTCTCCTGGCGCGAGTTCCAGGCGCGGGTGAACGGCGACCTTATAGGGAACCTCGGCAACTACGCCAACCGCGTCCTCTCGTTCACGAACAAGTACTTCGGCGGCGAGCTTCGGAGGCCGGACGACCTCCCGAAGGAGGCGCGGGCCGTGCTTGCGGACTTCGCGGAGATAGAGGCCGCCTACGACCGGAAGATGCTCGACGAGCGGCCCCGGGAGGCGCTCGCGGAGCTTCTCGCGCTCGGCAAGCGGGCGAACCGCTACTTCGACGCCGCCGCCCCCTGGAAGAGCCGCAAGGAGGACCCGGCGCGCACCGAGGCCGACCTCTACGTCTGCTGCGCCCTTCTGGGCTCTATCGGCTACCACGCCTCTCCCTACGTACCGGAGGCGATGGAGGACCTCGCAAAGTTCTTTGACGGACCGCTCGCCCCGACGAGCGGCCTCCCGCTCCCCGACGCCTACCGCACGAACGGGGCCAAGCCCCTCTTCGCCCGCATCGAGGACGCCGAGGTCGAGGCCGCCGACAGGCAGCTCACAGAGGCCGTTACGGGGTAG
- a CDS encoding metal-dependent hydrolase, producing MNATTHAIFGVGALAGASLALGTEPPPLWAYPVAAVASWLPDVDNPRSKLGNGLSRKKNPLLNTLTRPVSWALRAASFGLFRTVGHRTLTHSLLGLLLFCLPVYLFLGFSPALQLALVCGVASHVVADALNRWGVPLLWPLRKNFRLLPGGIRSGGVAEFCVAALALGAFVYAAYLLHPALGGLVEEVVGTV from the coding sequence TTGAACGCCACCACGCACGCAATCTTCGGGGTAGGAGCGCTCGCCGGGGCCTCGCTCGCGCTCGGGACCGAACCGCCGCCTCTGTGGGCCTATCCGGTCGCGGCGGTCGCCTCGTGGCTCCCGGACGTCGACAACCCGCGCTCGAAGCTCGGGAACGGCCTAAGCCGCAAAAAGAATCCCCTCTTGAACACCCTGACACGTCCGGTGAGCTGGGCACTCCGGGCGGCGTCCTTCGGGCTCTTCCGGACGGTCGGGCACCGGACCCTCACCCACTCGCTGCTCGGCCTCTTGCTTTTCTGCCTGCCGGTCTATCTTTTTCTTGGCTTCTCCCCGGCGCTGCAGCTCGCGCTCGTGTGCGGGGTCGCCTCGCACGTCGTAGCGGACGCGCTCAACCGCTGGGGCGTGCCGCTTCTCTGGCCTCTGCGGAAGAACTTCCGCCTGCTGCCCGGCGGCATCCGGAGCGGCGGTGTCGCGGAGTTCTGCGTCGCCGCGCTCGCGCTCGGTGCCTTTGTGTACGCGGCGTACCTGCTCCATCCGGCCCTCGGGGGGTTGGTGGAGGAGGTCGTCGGGACGGTCTGA